The DNA region TCATATCATATTTTCCCCTTGTGTAGTCACAATTAACGACTTGATCATTGAAATAAAGAGCCGGGTAGATGGCCTCGAGCTTCTCTTTCTCGATTTCTAAGGTCACATAAGAGGATGCCCTGATCCGGGCTGTCTGGTTTGTATCAACCTCACTTTCACCTTTATCGCGGCCTAATGCCTTGTCAACTGATCCGATTATCGAATGTACATTCTCCCCGAATATCGGAGCCTCCACGGTGAGAAGCGATACATCTGCCACGCCTGCAATGGTCTTGATCTGATTTTCCGTTATATCATCAATTGCGTCCATGGTTTCGGCCTGTAACAGGAGGACCAGATCATAATCTCCCCTGATGGCATCGCAGTAAAGGACATTTTCATGAAAGTAGAGCTGGCGGTAAACCTTCATCAAATTCGCAGAGGCATCAAGGGTAACCATTGCGTAGGCTGTCATAAACTGAGCTGTAGACGGGCGCTCTGTTGGGACTGGCCTTGCAACCTCGGCTGCCTCGGCTTCCTGAGGTATTGTCTCGATAGCTTCAGCCAGGTCTTCCATGGTGAAGGGTTTTTCCAGATAAGCAGCTACATGCTGTGTCTTTACTGCATCGGCGATTGTTTGAGTCCCATATCCTGTGATAACAATTACAGGGAGCTGGGGATAATTGAACTTGATCACCTTCAGGAGTTTCAACCCATCAATATCAGGGAGCCTGACATCAATAATTGCGCAATCGAGGGGAACCTTCCTCTTCTTCAGATTCTCCAGCGTTTGTAATGCCTTCATTCCATTCTCGCACGGTTCGGTATGATACCCTTTCTGCATTAATCCCATCGACACATG from Pseudomonadota bacterium includes:
- a CDS encoding response regulator codes for the protein MERNVLLIDDEASLRRHVSMGLMQKGYHTEPCENGMKALQTLENLKKRKVPLDCAIIDVRLPDIDGLKLLKVIKFNYPQLPVIVITGYGTQTIADAVKTQHVAAYLEKPFTMEDLAEAIETIPQEAEAAEVARPVPTERPSTAQFMTAYAMVTLDASANLMKVYRQLYFHENVLYCDAIRGDYDLVLLLQAETMDAIDDITENQIKTIAGVADVSLLTVEAPIFGENVHSIIGSVDKALGRDKGESEVDTNQTARIRASSYVTLEIEKEKLEAIYPALYFNDQVVNCDYTRGKYDMILLMKGTSFSEIGNTIKNKFKSLDGVLRIKEWPIITLFET